The nucleotide window CCTGAATCTGCTCGACGCAATGATGGCCGCCGACGTGAAAAGGCTGGTCTTCTCCTCCACCGCCGCAGTGTACGGCGAGCCGGTCACCGAGATCATCGCCGAGGATCACCCGCTCTCGCCGCTCTCTCCCTATGCCTGGTCCAAGCGCATGATCGAGCAGATCCTGGCCGACTTCGACCATGCATACGGCCTCAAGCACATCTGTTTGCGCTATTTCAACGCCGCCGGGGCCGATCCCGACGGCGAGGTCGGCGAACGCCACCAGCCCGAGACGCACCTCATTCCGCTCATCCTGCATGCGGCGCTTGGCATCCGCGACAACATCACCATCTTCGGCACCGACTACCCCACCCCGGACGGCACCTGCCTGCGCGACTACATCCACGTGGCCGACCTGGCCGACGCGCACGTCAAGGCACTGGATTTCCTGGAGTCCGGCGGCTCTTCCCGCGCCTTCAACCTGGGCAACGGCAACGGCTTCTCGGTACGCGAGATCATCGACGTGGCCCGCGAGGTGTCGGGCCGCGACATCCCGGTCACCGAATCAGAACGCCGCCCCGGCGACTCCCCGGCCCTGGTGGCCTCCTCGGCAGCGGCCCGGGAAATCCTCCAATGGAAACCCCAATTCGCCGACGTCCGCGACATCGTCCGCACCGCCTGGAACTGGCACCAGAAAGATCTGGCGTAAGAGGCGTACCCCGACAAATCAAACGTGAGCGATTAGGGTGCCGCACGGCACCCTACAGCGGGTCACCGCACACAGTACCGTGCCAAGGGTTTTCTTTCCCCGACGCCGCGAGGCTTGGGAGAGTGGGTCAGCTGTGCATTTTCTCCGGGTTCCGCCTCCCGCAGCGTACACCGGTACGTGAGGACAGGCGGGGGCCGGAAAAATGTGCAGATGGCCCGCTATCGCAAGCCGGAGGGTCTACTCCAGCACGGCCTGCACCAGCATGGGCGTCATCCAGCCCGCCTTGCCCTGCAGGAAGTAGTCGCTGGTGCGATAGCTGTACTCGGTGTCGTAGAGATTGATCTCGATGAGGATGCCGCCGTGGCTCTTGACCACGTAGGGAATGCGCCCGGCGGGCTGGACCGTGCCGCCCGTGCCGATGATCAGGCAGACTTCCGCCTGCTTGGCCAGCTCGGTGGCGGCATGGTGCACGTTTGAAGGGATGCCCTCGCCGAAGAACACGAAGTCCGGCTTGAGCAGGCCGCCGCAGTCCGGGCAGGGCGGAGGCAGGGTTTCCAGGGGTATGTCTGCGGAGTCGAAGAACCTCCGGCAGGTCATGCACTGCATGCGCCGGGTGGAGCCGTGGTACTCGTGGACCACCCCGCTCCCGGCGGCCTGATGCAGCCCGTCGATGTTCTGGGTGACGATACCGGCAAGCTTTCCCGCGCCTTCCAGTTCGGCCAGCGCGATGTGCGCCGGGTTGGGCCTGGCCCGACCGAAATTGTCGAAGAATATCTCCTTCAGGAGCGGCCAGACCTCGTCCGGATGACGCCTGAAGTAGCTCTTTTCGAACTTGCCGGAGTCGTACTTGGACCAGACGCCCCCGGGCCCGCGGAATGGCGGCACCCCGGACTCGACGGAAATGCCCGCGCCGGTGAAGGCCATGGCGCACCGGGCCTCCCGCAGGGCATGGGCCGCATTTTCCAGGGCGTGATTGGACATGTCCGGCCTAGTCCCCGACGTAGTCCAGGCGCAGCTTCCCGTCCGTATCCTTGAGGATGCGGAACATGGCGTGCCAGCGATCGAAGCAGTGTTCTTCGAGATTGTTGGGGTAGGTGAGGAAGGACCGCTCAAGGGGAATCTCGGCCACCACGTATGTCTCCTTGACGAACACCAGGCTCCAGACCTGGCCCGTGACCGCCTTGTGGCGGTAGGTCGTCCCGGCCCGCGTCCGGAAGGTCTGCTCCGATCCGGTCGGGACCACGCAGACCGAATCCCAGTCGTAGTATTCCATGAACGCGTCCAACGAAAAGCTCTCGCCCTCGTCTGTGCGGTAGGCCTCCACGGCCCGCCGGAAACGATCGCCCACGTAGCTGTCGGTATAGTCGAACACCCCCACCACGATGAAGGCGACGGCCAGCCCGGCGAATACGACCAGTGCGCTTTTTGTCCTCTTGTTCATGACACCTTCCCCCCCGGCACGGTGCCGGGTCCATTATTCATTAACTAAAGCCTTACCCCTGACAGGTCAAATCAAGAGGAACGGACAGTGCTGCGCCCATCCGGGAAAATCTACATGAGAATTGTCAAATTTTAACATTTATGTAAACAATTTTCCATATTTCCCACTTTTGTAAACAAAAAAT belongs to Pseudodesulfovibrio portus and includes:
- a CDS encoding SurA N-terminal domain-containing protein, whose amino-acid sequence is MNKRTKSALVVFAGLAVAFIVVGVFDYTDSYVGDRFRRAVEAYRTDEGESFSLDAFMEYYDWDSVCVVPTGSEQTFRTRAGTTYRHKAVTGQVWSLVFVKETYVVAEIPLERSFLTYPNNLEEHCFDRWHAMFRILKDTDGKLRLDYVGD
- a CDS encoding SIR2 family NAD-dependent protein deacylase, with protein sequence MSNHALENAAHALREARCAMAFTGAGISVESGVPPFRGPGGVWSKYDSGKFEKSYFRRHPDEVWPLLKEIFFDNFGRARPNPAHIALAELEGAGKLAGIVTQNIDGLHQAAGSGVVHEYHGSTRRMQCMTCRRFFDSADIPLETLPPPCPDCGGLLKPDFVFFGEGIPSNVHHAATELAKQAEVCLIIGTGGTVQPAGRIPYVVKSHGGILIEINLYDTEYSYRTSDYFLQGKAGWMTPMLVQAVLE
- the galE gene encoding UDP-glucose 4-epimerase GalE → MKKTLITGGAGYIGSHAAKALTSLGREVVVLDSLVNGHRDFLKWGQFEEGDLGDPAFIKSVFSKHDIGEVLHFAAFIAVGESVEKPDAYYGNNVRNTLNLLDAMMAADVKRLVFSSTAAVYGEPVTEIIAEDHPLSPLSPYAWSKRMIEQILADFDHAYGLKHICLRYFNAAGADPDGEVGERHQPETHLIPLILHAALGIRDNITIFGTDYPTPDGTCLRDYIHVADLADAHVKALDFLESGGSSRAFNLGNGNGFSVREIIDVAREVSGRDIPVTESERRPGDSPALVASSAAAREILQWKPQFADVRDIVRTAWNWHQKDLA